Within Streptomyces roseirectus, the genomic segment GGGCGAGGCGGATGACCTCGCGCTGGGCGGTCCCGCTGGGCGCGGTGAGGCCGTTGGACGCGCCGTCCTGGTTGACGGCGGAACCGCGGAGCACGGCGAGCACGGGGTGCCCGGCGCGGCGCGCGCTGGAGAGCCGTTCGACGACGGCCATCCCGGCGCCCTCGGCCCAGCCCGTGCCGTCGGCCGCCGCCGCGAACGGCTTGCACCGGCCGTCCTCGGACAGCGCCCCCTGTCTGCTGAACTCCAGGAACCCCTGGGGGGTGCCCATCACGGCGACCCCGCCGGCCAGCGCGAGCGCGCACTCGCCCCGGCGGACCGCCTGCGCGGCGAGGTGCAGGGCGACCAGCGAGGAGGAGCAGGCGGTGTCGATGGTCAGCGCGGGCCCGCGCAGCCCCAGCGTGTAGGCGATCCGCCCGGACGCGACGCCGCCCTGGACGCCGGTGGCGAGGTAGCCCTCCAGTTCGCGGGGGACGCGGCCGGCGTCGCCGAGGTAGTCGTGGAGCATCAGCCCGGCGTACACGCCGACGCGTTCGCCGCGCAGGGACGCCGGGTCGATCCCGGCGCGCTCCAGGGCCTCCCACGCGGTCTCCAGGAGCAGCCGGTGCTGGGGGTCCGTGGCGAGTGCTTCGCGGGGCGAGATCCCGAAGAACTCGGCGTCGAAGTCGGCGGCGTCGTGCAGGAATCCGCCCCGGCGCGTGTGCGAGTTCGCGGCGAGCCGTTCCAGGTCCCAGCCCCGGTCCTCGGGGAACCCGGAGGTGGCGTCGGCCCCGTCGGCGACGAGCCGCCACAGGTCGTCGGGGGTGGTGACACCACCGGGGTAACGGCAGGCGAGCCCGACGAGGACGACGGGGTCGTCGTCGGCGTCGGCCGAAGAGCCCGGAGCGGCCGATGCGGCCACGGAGGCCGGTGTCTCCCCGCCCCCGGCGAGTTCGTCCCGCAAATACCCGGCGATGGCCCGCGCCGACGGATGGTCGAAGACCAGCGTGGTCGGCAGCGGCAGCCCCACGGCGGCGGCGATCCGGTCGCGCAGCCGCACGGCGTCCGCCGAGGTCAGCCCGTACTCCCGCAGCGCCCGCCCGGGTTCGACGGCCCCGGACTCCCCCAGGACGTCGGCGACTTGACCGAGCACGAGGTCGACGAGGCCGGCGAGACCGGTGCCGGTCAGGGCCGCGCGTGCGGGCAGCGGCTCGGGGCCGGCGGCGCGCACGGCGGTGACGAGCGTGCTGCCGGGCCGCCCGACGGCGACGTCCACGGCGTCGAGGATCCGCCGCTCGCCGAGCCCGTCGGCGAGCAGCAGCGTCGTGCCGTCGACGGTGACGGTGGATCCGGTGACGGTGACGGCGAGCCCGGCGTCCGCGCGCCGCGCGCCGTGCGCGTCGGCCAGGTGGGCGGCGATCAGCTCGACGAGCCGCCGGTCGTCCCCGGTGACGGTCACCGCGCGCCCGGCGAGGGACCGCAGCGGCTCACTCCCCGGCACGGGCGTCAACTCACCTCCGGCGCCGACGAGTTGGAGCCCTTCGTGGACGCCGGGGACGCCGAGGAGGCGGCTGGGGAGGTCGGCCAGCGGGGCACGGAGCAGTTTGCCGGTGGCCGTCCTGGGCAGGGCGGCCACCGCGCGGACCTCCACCGGCACCTTGAAGTAGGCGAGTTCACGCCGGCAGCGGGCCAGCAGGTCCGCTACGTCGACGCCGCCGTCCCCGTCCGGTACCACCAGCGCGGCCGGGACCTGGCCGAACTCCTCGTCGGCGAGGCCGTGGGCGGCGGCGTCGCGGACGCCGGGGGTCTTGAGGAGGACGGCTTCGATCTCGGTGGGGTGGACGTTCTCGCCGCCCCGGATGATGACGGCGCTGCGGCGGCCGGTGATCCAGAGGTAGCCGTCGTCGTCGCGCCGTCCGAGGTCGCCGGTGCGGTACCAGCCGTCGCGCAGGGCCTCGGCGGTGGCGTCGGGGCGGTTGTGGTAGCCGAGCATCATGTTGGGGCCGCTGACCCAGATCTCGCCCTCGGTGCCGGCGGGGAGGTCGGTGCCGGTGTCGGGGTCGACGACGCGCAGGCCGAGGCCGGGCACCGGGCGCCCGCAGGAGCCGGGCCTGGGGTCCTCGCCGGGGCGCATGGTCGCCATGGGGCCGCTGGTCTCGGTGCAGCCGTAGGTGTCGGTGAGGCGGACGCCGAAGGCGTTCTCGAAGGCCGCGGCGAGCGCGGGGGTGGTGACGGCGCCGGCGACCAGGCAGACGCGCGGCGCGGGCGGGGTGCGGTCCTCGTGCGCGGCGGCCTGTTTCTCGGCGGCCTGTTTCTCGGCGGCCTGGACGAGGTTGTGGTACATCGTCGGCACCCCGACGAGGAGGGTGTAGCGGCGGACTCGCAGTTCGTCGAGGAGTTCGGCGGCGGAGAAGCCGGGCACGAGGTGCGCGGAGGCGCCGACGACGGTGACGCCGAACACGCACAGGTTGTGCCCGAAGGAGTGGAACAGGGGCAGCGGCCACAGCATCGTGTCGTGCTCGGACAGTCCGACGAGGGGCGTGTAGCAGGCGGTGATGTTCCACAGGACGGCGCCCAGCGTCGACAGCACGCCCTTGGGGAGGCCGGTGGTGCCGGAGGTGTAGAGGAGGAACGCGGGCTCGTCGGGCCCGAGGTCGTCGCGGGCCGGGGCGGCGGGGTCGCGGGTGACGATCTCCTCGTACCCGTCGTCGACGACGACGAGGTGCCGTTCGCCGGGCGGGAGCACGGCGCGGACCTGGTCGGCGTGGGCGGTGTCGGTGATGACGGCGCGGGCGTCGCTGTCGGTGAGGACGTGGGCGAGTTCGGCGTCGGAGGAGTGCGGGTTGACGGGGACGCCGACGCAGCCCGCGCGGTGGACGCCGAGGTAGCTCTCGACGATCTCGACGCGGTTGCCGAGCAGGATCGCGACGCGGGCGCCGCGCGGCAGCAGGGCGGCGAGGTGGCCGCCGAGGCGTGCCGTGCGGCGTTCGAGGTCGGCGTAGGTGACGGTGCGCCGGGGGTCGGAGAAGGCGGCCTTCGTCCCGCGCGACTCGGCGTGCCCGCGCAGCAGTTCGGGCAGCGGGCGGACCTGGTCGCTGGGTGTCGCGGGCATGTGGTGCCTCTTCTCGCGGTGCGGTCGGGGAGGGGTTCTCGTCAATGATCCGGCTTCGGCGGCCGGGACACGCCGGGCGCCGTCAGGCGAGCGCCCCGGTGACGGCTTCGACGGCGTCCAGGACGTCCCCGGAGGCGACGAGGCCGACAGTGTCCTCGATCTCGGGCGCGAGGTAGCGGTCGGGTCCTGGCCGGCCGTGTTCGCGCAGGAGTCTGACGACGGACGCGGTCGCGGCGGACGGCGCGAGGGGCGCGCGCAGGTCCAGGGCGCGGGCGGCGGTGAGGAGTTCGACGGCGACGACGCGGGTGAGGCCGTCGACGGCGCGGCGCAGTTCGCGGGCGGCGCCCCGGCCGGTCGGGGCGGGCGGCGTGAGCCGTTTGAGTTCGGCGACGATCGCGGCCTGCGTGTACTGGGCGACCATGTGGCCGCTGTCGGCGGTGGGGTCGTCGGCGAGGAAGGCGGGCAGGCCGTTGCTGCGGGCGGCGTCGAGGAAGCGGGCGGTGCGGCGTTCGCTGATGGCGGCGGCGTCGGCGACCGCGAGGGCGAGGAGGCCGAGGGCGTGGCCGACGGGCTCGGCGTGGCGGTCGCGTGGGTCGTCGGGGGTGTCCGGGCCGCCGGTGGCGAGGGCGCGGGCGGCGACGTCGGCGGCGTGTTCGACGGTGTCGCGGACGGCGCCGTGGACCTGGGGTGTGCGGCGCAGGGAGTGGGCGTCCCGGGCGGGGGTGCGGCCTTGGGGGGAGGCGAGGACGCCGGAGCCCTCCAGGACGGCGACGAGGTTGGCGCCGGCGGCGGCCCGGCCGGGGTGCGGGGCGAGTGAGTCGGGCGCGTACGCGCGGTCGGTGCCGAGCAGGGCCTCGACGGACATGGCGGCGGCGACGTCCAGGGTCTTCAGGAGCCGGCGCAGGTCGGTGACGGCGAGGACGAGGTGGGTGAGGGCACCGTCGAGGAGGGGGGTGCCGTCGAGGAGGGCGGCGGCTTCGTGTGCGCGCAGGTCGAGGGGGGTGAGTCCGGCGGCGGCGAGGGCGTCGGCGGCGGGCATGAGGACGCCGGACGCGTCGCGGGCCTCTCCTTCGCCGGTGAGGGCGGGGGCGAGGCCGCCCGTGCAGCCGAGGGCGTCGTGTTCGCGGACGACCGGGGTGATGCCTGCGGAGAGGAGGGCGGCGATCCGGCGGGCGGTCTCGGGGCGGACGCCGGTGCGGCCGGTGGCGAGGGCGGACAGGCGCAGCAGCATGGCGCCGCGCACGATCTCGGGGTCGGCCTCGGGGCCGGTGGCGGTCAGTGGTGGGGTGCGCAGGCGGGCGGGCCGGTCGTGCGGGGTGTGTCCGGCGGTGCGGTCGCCGTTGTCCAGCGCGGTCAGGGCGTCGTCGCCGAGGCGGACCTGGGCGCCGTCCCGGGTCACGGCGACGACGTCGGCGAAGGAGAGCGCGCCGGTGCCGACGGTCACGGTCCTCATCGGTCGGGGCCGGGTCCACTGGGGGTGTCCGTTCACGGCGTTCCTTCCTGTCGAACCGGTGTGGGGGGACGGTGCCGGGGCCCGGAGCGGGGGTCGACGACGCCGGTCGCACGTCGGACAGCACGTTCCGCGTCGGATCTCCCGCCGCCTTCGGTCGGAGAACTCGGGCCGTCCCCCAGGAAAGACGCTGACCATGCGGTGGTCACGCCGTCGTGCCGCACCGTGGCACGGCGGCTGAGCTGCGTACACTGCCCGGCCCGCGGTGCGGGGCCCGCGTCTACAGTGGTCGCGTGTCCTCAGGAAACGCGATGGTGGCGCACAACATCCGGCTGCTCAGGGAGCGGCGCGGCCTCTCCCTGGCCGAACTCGCGCGGCAGGCGGGGCTGGCGAAGCAGACGCTGTCGCGGCTGGAGCAGGGCACCGGGAACCCGACGGTCGACACGCTGTTCGCGATCGCGGCGGCGCTCGGTGTGCCGGTGACGCGGCTGGTCGCCGACCACGGGCAGACGGTCACCGTGCAGCGGGGCGACGAGGTGGTCTGGCAGTGCGACGCGGGCTTCGAGTCCCGTGTCCTGGGCCAGGTGTACGGGTCCGGCGTCGTCCGCAACTACCTGGTGCGCCTCGGCCGCGTCCCGGGCCGCCCCGGCTGCTCCTCCGAGCCGCATCCGGCGGGGACGCTGGAGCACCTGTACGTGGTGAGCGGGCGCGTACGGGTGGGGCCCGCCGACAGCCCGGTGACCCTCTCCGCGGGCGACTCCGCCCGCTACCCGGGCGACCGGCCGCACGTGTACGAGTCACTGGGCGGCGAGAGCGTCGTCCACGTGGTGCTGACCGTCCCGTACGGGGGCGGACGGCGGTAAGAGCCTGGTGTCGCATCCCCGGCCGGATCTGGGGGTGCCCCCTCTGGGGGAGCGCGTCGTCTGGTGCTCCCCCAAGCTCTGCCAAGCAGGGGGTACCCCCTGCTCGCAAGGCGCCGGAGCGCCCGCGATGGGGGTGCCCCCTGGTCGAGCGAAGTCGAGAGCTCGGGGGAGTGCGTGCCAGGCTGCGCGCGCCCGGCCGGGGATGCGACACAGGCTCTTGGGGCAGGCTCTCAGGCGGCCGGGCGGGTGGTGATGGCGCGGGAGGCCGCGTGGGCGACGCGGCGCAGGGCGGGGGCGTGGCGGGCGGGGTCGAAGCGGTGGTCGGAGCCGGCCACGGAGAGCGCGGCGACGGGGCGTCCTGAGGGGCCGAGGACGGGGACGGCGACGCAGGTGAGGCCGAGGGTGGCCTCCTGGCGGTCGTAGGCGATGCCGTCGCGGCGGATGTGGCCGAGGGCGGCGTGGAAGCGGCCGGGGTCGGTGAGCGTGTACTCGGTGCGGGCGGGCAGGCCCGCGGCGACGGCGGCCTCGGCGGCGTCGTGGTCGAAGGCGAGGAGGGCCTTGCCGACGCCCGTGCAGTAGGCGGGCAGGCGGGCGCCGATCCGGGAGGGCGAGCGGGTGACGCGGTGGCCCTGGATCCGGTTGACGTACACGATCTCGGTGCCGCGCAGCACCGCGAGGTGGACCGTCTCGTGGGTGAGTTCGTACAGGTCGGCGAGGTAGGGCTGGACCCGGTCCTGGAGCAGTTGCGGGGTGGGGCCGTAGACGCGGTTGCCCATCTCGAAGAGCTGGGTGCCCAGCCGGTAGTTGCTGCCGACCCGCTCGACGAGTTCGTTGCGCTGGAGGATGCCGAGCAGGCGGAACGCCGTCGACTTGGTGAGCCGTGCGCGGCGGGCCAGTTCGCTGACACCGATGTCCCCGTCCTCCTCGGCGAGGGACTTGAGGAGGACCAGCGCCTTGTCGACCGCGGTCTGCCGGGCGGGGGCCGCGCTGTCGGAAGTGGCGGGAGCAGGCATGGGGGACTCCAGGGGAAGAAGCACCTGGCGACCATTGAAGTGGACGCCTGTCCAACCTATGAGACACATGCGGCGGTTGTAAATGTCTCGTGCGCACGGCCCCGGGCCCGGCGCGCGCCCCGCGCAGGTCAGGCGCGGTCTCCTGGCATACGCCGGGCAACTCGCCCTGGAACGCGGCGAGTCGAGTCGGTGGCGGGTTCGCGGATTCGGGTCCCCCCGGGCCGGGGATGCCATAGAGTGCGGCCACTGTTCTCGGGGACGGGGGAACCCCAGTGCTGTCACATCGGCGGATCGCGGGTACGGGGACGAGCGGGCGCGGCCTGTGGATCATGCTGGCGGTGCTGGTCGTCGCGGGCAGCCCGTGGGTGCAGCGGCCCCTCTTCGACTACTACGTCCGGCACTACTTCGACCACGAGACGCTGACCTGGTTCCTGCGGGCGGCGATGGCGCCGGGCTGGGAGTACCACTCCGACTACTACGGCGGCGGCTCCTACCTCGCGGCCAACACCGCCGTCACCGCGCTGCTGTTCGCCGGGATCCTCCTGCTGCCCGCACGGCTGCCGGCCGCCGTGCCGGGGTGGCTGCGCTGCCTGCTCGGGTCTCTGCTCGCGTCGGAGGCCGTGTACGTGCTGCTGTGGACGGCGCCCGAGTGGTTCCGGCCCGACGCGGAGGAACTGACGTACAACGGCGAGGTCCTGAAGATCTTCCTGCGCTCGGGCCTCATCTTCGGGCTCGCGGCGGGGCTGTTGCTCGCACTGCTGACCAGAGGGTCCCCCGGAACACGCGTGTCCGCCAGGAGGGTGAGGGCGTTGTCGAGTCGAAGGAGCCGGATCACAGGAGCAGGAGAGGGGACCGCGATGAGGAACGTGCCACTGACCATGCCGCTCGGCCGCGCGCCGGGGGACGTCACCCGGTACCTGTGCGCCGCGGCCTACACGGACGAGAACTTCGCCCGCCGGGTGGTGGACGAGGTCCTGGCCGACGAGGCGAGCGCCGTCGCGCCGTCCCCGGACGTCGACCTGGTGGCGGTCACGCTGCACAGCCTCGCCGCGCAGAAGCTGAGATACGCCCGCGACCTGCGGCTGTCGGGGGCGTTCGCGCTCGTCGCGCTGGTCGCGCCGCTGTGGCTGCTGCCCGCCGCGATGCTGGTCGGGCTCGCGCAGCGCCCGGTGCAGCCGAGCCTGTCGACGCGCGGCCACCACCAGCCCGAGAGCCGAGTCCTGTTCGGGGCGGCGGTGACGGCCGGGATCATCACGCTGGTCACGTTCTACTTCGGGGTCCTGCTGTCCTCGCTGCCGGTGCCCGGGTTCATCGGGTGGCTGCTCGGCGCGTACGCGGGCGGTGTCCCGGCCGTCCTCGCGGCGCTGGCCGCGGCGGCGTTCGCGTACGCGCAGGTCGTCCAGCACGACCTGAGGACCGACCAGTTGCTGCGGGCGACGATGACCCGCGCGACGTTCGGCACGGTGCCGCCGCCCGCGCCGCCGAGCAAGGACTGGGTGACGCGCAGGCTCGCGGCGATCGGCGAGGCGCAGAACGGCAACGTCACGATCTACAGCGGCTACACCCCGTGGATGGGCTACGGCAACACCGTCTCCAAGTACCCGCTGACGGTGCCGCTGCTGCCCGCCGACGACCCCACCGGCCGGCCCGGCAGGCCGACGCCGTTCACGGTGACCGAGCTGATCGACCACGTCCGCGGGCGCCTCAAGGCCACCGCCGGGGAGGAGGCGCTGGGCTCCCTGACGATCGAGGACCGCGTCTTCGTCAACGGCACGACCCTCACGGACGACGAGCGGTTCCTGCGCGACGACCGGCTGACGCCGGTCACCCGGCTGTCCCCGGAGACCGTCGGCGAGATCATGCGCCGGCCCACCGGGCACGTCCGCCACTACCTGGCCGTCCATGTGCCGCTGTGGGGCGGCGATGTCGTGCCGAGCGTGCTGCTGCACTTCTCGACGGCGAGCCAGACGCTTCAACTGCACATCGACAACCACGTCATGAGCCCGGTGCGCGCCGGGTACCACGCGGTGGACCGGCTGCGCGGCTCGGGGCTCGGGAGTGACGCGAAGCGCGGGGTGCTGCTGAACGCGCTCGGGCGCACGGGCGGGGCGCTGCTCGCGGCGCCGCTGCGGGCCCTC encodes:
- a CDS encoding helix-turn-helix domain-containing protein; the encoded protein is MSSGNAMVAHNIRLLRERRGLSLAELARQAGLAKQTLSRLEQGTGNPTVDTLFAIAAALGVPVTRLVADHGQTVTVQRGDEVVWQCDAGFESRVLGQVYGSGVVRNYLVRLGRVPGRPGCSSEPHPAGTLEHLYVVSGRVRVGPADSPVTLSAGDSARYPGDRPHVYESLGGESVVHVVLTVPYGGGRR
- a CDS encoding aromatic amino acid lyase yields the protein MRTVTVGTGALSFADVVAVTRDGAQVRLGDDALTALDNGDRTAGHTPHDRPARLRTPPLTATGPEADPEIVRGAMLLRLSALATGRTGVRPETARRIAALLSAGITPVVREHDALGCTGGLAPALTGEGEARDASGVLMPAADALAAAGLTPLDLRAHEAAALLDGTPLLDGALTHLVLAVTDLRRLLKTLDVAAAMSVEALLGTDRAYAPDSLAPHPGRAAAGANLVAVLEGSGVLASPQGRTPARDAHSLRRTPQVHGAVRDTVEHAADVAARALATGGPDTPDDPRDRHAEPVGHALGLLALAVADAAAISERRTARFLDAARSNGLPAFLADDPTADSGHMVAQYTQAAIVAELKRLTPPAPTGRGAARELRRAVDGLTRVVAVELLTAARALDLRAPLAPSAATASVVRLLREHGRPGPDRYLAPEIEDTVGLVASGDVLDAVEAVTGALA
- a CDS encoding IclR family transcriptional regulator, translating into MPAPATSDSAAPARQTAVDKALVLLKSLAEEDGDIGVSELARRARLTKSTAFRLLGILQRNELVERVGSNYRLGTQLFEMGNRVYGPTPQLLQDRVQPYLADLYELTHETVHLAVLRGTEIVYVNRIQGHRVTRSPSRIGARLPAYCTGVGKALLAFDHDAAEAAVAAGLPARTEYTLTDPGRFHAALGHIRRDGIAYDRQEATLGLTCVAVPVLGPSGRPVAALSVAGSDHRFDPARHAPALRRVAHAASRAITTRPAA